The following proteins are encoded in a genomic region of Synechococcus sp. ROS8604:
- a CDS encoding glucosamine-6-phosphate deaminase, with protein MEAVVDQLEQRLLASLESEAFRPLGLATGRTMEPLYAALVSRLRDWPTNRLELLRQHWRSFNLDEYVGLAAEHPSSFSAFMGHHLVGPLGLDPAQVSLPDGATADPEAAADRYAAAIRSAGGIDLQLLGLGSNGHVGFNEPPCGPEVRCRVVRLSSSTRSQNASAFQGRPGLVPEQAITLGLQEILAADELHLIVTGASKAGILRKALDRDGDPEVPASWLRRHPRLWLWVDDAAWGEEGP; from the coding sequence ATGGAGGCTGTGGTTGATCAGCTTGAGCAACGCTTGCTGGCCTCTCTTGAGTCAGAGGCGTTTCGGCCCCTCGGTTTGGCGACTGGACGCACCATGGAGCCCCTCTATGCCGCCTTGGTCTCTCGTTTAAGGGATTGGCCTACGAATCGTTTAGAGCTTTTGCGTCAGCACTGGCGCAGTTTCAACCTTGATGAATATGTGGGTTTGGCAGCGGAGCATCCCAGCTCTTTCTCCGCCTTTATGGGACACCACCTGGTGGGGCCTCTAGGCCTGGATCCTGCTCAGGTCTCGCTGCCAGATGGAGCGACTGCCGACCCTGAAGCAGCCGCTGATCGCTATGCAGCCGCTATCCGTAGCGCCGGGGGGATTGACTTGCAGCTGTTGGGATTGGGCAGCAATGGCCATGTGGGGTTTAACGAGCCCCCCTGCGGTCCAGAGGTGCGTTGTCGCGTGGTCAGGCTCAGCTCCAGTACGCGATCTCAAAATGCCTCTGCGTTCCAGGGACGTCCGGGGTTGGTGCCCGAGCAAGCAATCACCCTTGGCCTTCAAGAGATCTTGGCGGCGGATGAACTTCACCTGATCGTGACGGGTGCATCCAAGGCGGGGATCCTGCGCAAGGCTTTGGATCGTGATGGTGATCCAGAGGTGCCGGCCAGCTGGCTACGGCGTCACCCAAGGCTTTGGTTGTGGGTGGACGATGCGGCATGGGGTGAGGAAGGACCGTGA